A window from Apostichopus japonicus isolate 1M-3 chromosome 2, ASM3797524v1, whole genome shotgun sequence encodes these proteins:
- the LOC139954617 gene encoding uncharacterized protein isoform X1, translated as MDVHCKLCGLGSLLWTSLSLVLLGATRGQISTTSLLEPFGTSIQAECQPLLCNIPSNNSREFWSVDYLGDCTPRAVLTCNASGNYHNMLDQSYCIDGEWMPGIFHTEPYCLENCGTAPSIPNANAIYMEGNFTSVVDRNEDSFYHGMEILYLCREGYYNAVGTNIAYARCHDGNWTGNQDLQCRSTSAVTDQCQDERAAIIVLAVFWTLEGVIIIFFIAWCCRSRHIAKKAKRDQLPNKKHSGNTYTAQTAPRPNRISEEVPQKPPPRPPARTDTAVVGKNNDTYYTYADVPADNGNDVHAQNIEEPSGPGVNRTKSIPAYLEIIS; from the exons ATGGATGTCCACTGCAAACTTTGCGGCCTTGGGTCACTTCTCTGGACGAGTTTAAGTTTGGTGTTGCTAGGGGCAACTCGTGGACAAATAAGCACAACCTCATTACTTGAACCTTTCGGGACAAGTATTCAAGCTGAATGCCAACCAT TGTTATGCAACATACCCTCAAACAACTCGCGTGAGTTTTGGAGTGTTGACTACCTTGGCGATTGCACACCACGCGCAGTATTAACATGCAACGCCTCTGGTAATTATCATAACATGTTAGATCAAAGTTACTGCATAGATGGAGAATGGATGCCTGGTATTTTTCACACGGAACCCTACTGTTTAG AAAATTGTGGGACAGCGCCATCTATTCCTAATGCAAACGCCATCTACATGGAAGGAAACTTTACTTCTGTGGTCGATCGAAATGAAGATAGCTTCTACCACGGCATGGAAATCTTATACTTATGTAGAGAGGGATATTACAATGCCGTAGGTACAAATATAGCTTATGCTAGGTGCCATGATGGAAACTGGACCGGTAACCAAGACCTTCAATGCAGAAGTACAT CAGCAGTTACTGATCAATGCCAAG ATGAGCGTGCAGCAATTATTGTTTTGGCAGTCTTTTGGACATTAGAAGGAGTAATCATCATATTTTTCATCGCTTGGTGCTGCCGGAG CCGACATATCGCAAAGAAAGCCAAACGAGACCAATTACCGAACAAGAAACACAGTGGGAATACTTACACCGCGCAGACCGCACCGAGACCGAACAGAATCTCAGAGGAAGTGCCTCAGAAACCGCCACCGCGACCACCGGCGAGAACAGACACCGCGGTCGTAGGAAAAAACAACGATACTTACTATACATATGCCGATGTACCTGCTGATAACGGTAACGATGTCCATGCGCAAAACATCGAGGAACCGTCTGGTCCCGGTGTAAACAGGACTAAGAGTATACCGGCATATCTTGAAATTATTAGTTAA
- the LOC139954617 gene encoding uncharacterized protein isoform X2, with amino-acid sequence MDVHCKLCGLGSLLWTSLSLVLLGATRGQISTTSLLEPFGTSIQAECQPLLCNIPSNNSREFWSVDYLGDCTPRAVLTCNASGNYHNMLDQSYCIDGEWMPGIFHTEPYCLENCGTAPSIPNANAIYMEGNFTSVVDRNEDSFYHGMEILYLCREGYYNAVGTNIAYARCHDGNWTGNQDLQCRSTSVTDQCQDERAAIIVLAVFWTLEGVIIIFFIAWCCRSRHIAKKAKRDQLPNKKHSGNTYTAQTAPRPNRISEEVPQKPPPRPPARTDTAVVGKNNDTYYTYADVPADNGNDVHAQNIEEPSGPGVNRTKSIPAYLEIIS; translated from the exons ATGGATGTCCACTGCAAACTTTGCGGCCTTGGGTCACTTCTCTGGACGAGTTTAAGTTTGGTGTTGCTAGGGGCAACTCGTGGACAAATAAGCACAACCTCATTACTTGAACCTTTCGGGACAAGTATTCAAGCTGAATGCCAACCAT TGTTATGCAACATACCCTCAAACAACTCGCGTGAGTTTTGGAGTGTTGACTACCTTGGCGATTGCACACCACGCGCAGTATTAACATGCAACGCCTCTGGTAATTATCATAACATGTTAGATCAAAGTTACTGCATAGATGGAGAATGGATGCCTGGTATTTTTCACACGGAACCCTACTGTTTAG AAAATTGTGGGACAGCGCCATCTATTCCTAATGCAAACGCCATCTACATGGAAGGAAACTTTACTTCTGTGGTCGATCGAAATGAAGATAGCTTCTACCACGGCATGGAAATCTTATACTTATGTAGAGAGGGATATTACAATGCCGTAGGTACAAATATAGCTTATGCTAGGTGCCATGATGGAAACTGGACCGGTAACCAAGACCTTCAATGCAGAAGTACAT CAGTTACTGATCAATGCCAAG ATGAGCGTGCAGCAATTATTGTTTTGGCAGTCTTTTGGACATTAGAAGGAGTAATCATCATATTTTTCATCGCTTGGTGCTGCCGGAG CCGACATATCGCAAAGAAAGCCAAACGAGACCAATTACCGAACAAGAAACACAGTGGGAATACTTACACCGCGCAGACCGCACCGAGACCGAACAGAATCTCAGAGGAAGTGCCTCAGAAACCGCCACCGCGACCACCGGCGAGAACAGACACCGCGGTCGTAGGAAAAAACAACGATACTTACTATACATATGCCGATGTACCTGCTGATAACGGTAACGATGTCCATGCGCAAAACATCGAGGAACCGTCTGGTCCCGGTGTAAACAGGACTAAGAGTATACCGGCATATCTTGAAATTATTAGTTAA